The proteins below come from a single Oxyura jamaicensis isolate SHBP4307 breed ruddy duck chromosome 1, BPBGC_Ojam_1.0, whole genome shotgun sequence genomic window:
- the YAF2 gene encoding YY1-associated factor 2: MGDKKSPTRPKRQPKPSSDEGYWDCSVCTFRNSAEAFKCMMCDVRKGTSTRKPRPVSQLVAQQVPQQFMPPAQSKKEKKDKVEKEKSEKETTSKKNSHKKTRPRLKNVDRSSAQHLEVTVGDLTVIITDFKEKTKSPPASSAASADQHSQSGSSSDNTERGMSRSSSPRGEASSLNGESH; the protein is encoded by the exons ATGGGAGACAAGAAGAGCCCGACCAG GCCGAAGCGGCAGCCGAAACCCTCCTCGGACGAGGGCTACTGGGACTGCAGCGTCTGCACCTTCCGCAACAGCGCCGAGGCCTTCAAGTGCATGATGTGCGACGTGAGGAAGGGCACCTCCACACG GAAACCTCGGCCTGTCTCTCAGCTGGTTGCACAACAGGTTCCTCAGCAATTCATGCCCCCTGCGCAatcaaagaaagagaagaaagacaaagtagaaaaggaaaaaagtgaaaaggaaacaacTAGCAAAAAGAACAGTCATAAGAAAACCAG gCCACGATTGAAAAATGTGGATCGGAGTAGTGCTCAGCATTTGGAAGTTACCGTTGGAGATCTGACAGTCATAATTACAGACTTTAAGGAGAAAACTAAGTCACCACCTGCTTCtagtgctgcttctgcagatcAACACAGTCAGAGTGGTTCTAGCTCTGACAACACAGAGAGGGGAATGTCCAGGTCATCTTCACCCAGAGGAGAAGCTTCATCGCTGAATGGAGAATCTCATTAA